Proteins encoded by one window of Cloeon dipterum chromosome 2, ieCloDipt1.1, whole genome shotgun sequence:
- the LOC135935922 gene encoding uncharacterized protein LOC135935922: MWKTGDLSRSSYAAKKMIQCLAEHIGLVYSSTKINDRVYLKMISRLNHTIDPKEMQDVLNYFTWYNDVKRQVSARYLILMEGIVSENAEELYVEPFDFAADLINKLDECRGIIITNEETFVFDFLVCLLHAKAVDRFWRFYEFNLEQHSVIPAENDLYSPCLTFENFLKYDASKCIQRTRKT, encoded by the exons ATGTGGAAGACTGGCGATTTGAGTAGAAGCAGTTACGCAGCCAAA AAAATGATTCAATGCCTAGCAGAGCATATAGGACTG GTGTACAGCTCGACCAAAATCAACGATCGCGTTTACCTGAAAATGATTTCCAGATTAAACCACACCat tgaccCCAAAGAAATGCAAGATGTGCTGAATTACTTTACCTGGTATAACGATGTGAAAAGACAAGTGTCTGCCCGATATTTAATTCTCATGGAAGGGATTGTATCTGAGAATGCGGAAGAATTGTACGTGGAACCTTTTGATTTTGCCGCCGATTTGATCAACAAACTCGACGAATGCAGAGGAATCATAA TAACAAACGAGGAAACGTTCGTGTTTGACTTCCTGGTGTGTCTCCTTCACGCCAAAGCGGTGGACCGCTTCTGGAGATTTTACGAGTTCAACTTGGAA CAACACAGTGTGATTCCCGCGGAAAATGATCTTTACTCACCGTGCTTgacgtttgaaaattttttgaaatatgatGCGTCTAAATGCATTCAACGTACG CGAAAGACTTAA